AGTGTGAACTGCTAATACTACATTTAAACATCTCAGAATTGGCATTGGTGATAGTTGGTTTGTTGATGGTTGTGAATGGTCTATGAATACTTCTACGTCTGGACTATGAATACTTCTACGTCTGGTCTGTGAATTCTTCTACGTCTGGTCTATGAATACTTCTGCGTCTGGTCTATGAATACTTCTGCGTCTGGTCTATGAATACTTCTGCGTCTGGTCTATGAATACTTCTGCGTCTGGTCTATGAATACTTCTGCGTCTGGTCTATGAATACTTCTGCATCTGGTCTATGAATACTTCTGCGTCTGGTCTGTGAATTCTTCTACGTCTGGTCTGTGAATACTTCTACGTCTGGTCTGTGAATACTTCTACGTCTGGTCTGTGAAAACTTCTACGTCTGGTCTGTGAATACTTCTACGTCTGGACTGTGAATACTTCTACGTCTGGTCTATGAATACTTCTACGTCTGGTCTATGAATACTTCTACGTCTGCAAACGTCTACCCACAATGACCGACACACCACTACGATATCTTGGATTAGTTCCCATTAAACATGTACTATATCAGTGTGCTTGCTTGGGAGTCTAACCGTTTATATTGTTACAATTGCAATACATTACAGAGGCTGAATCAGTCCCAGAACAAGAATTGGACTCAACTGTGGATCTAAAaggttagaaatgtaaaatgtattgtactataaaaaaaagatatagtTTGATATGTGGGGACATTCTTATGTAGACAGAGTTCCagtatatgtatgtttgtgtggctgtcagaggtgtacaaagtacaGAGTGAACTCTGCTCTGCTGTGTTCACCGGTTTAGAGACGTTCGAATATGAATGGAGGCATTTTCATGTTATGTTGATGACCACACGCGTATGGTTGTGGTTTCTTTCAGAGGAGCCAGTGGTGATGGAAAAGAAAACTCTACAAGAAGAATCAGAGGGTGTGTGCACCAATACACAATGTTATTCACACTatgcattaaaacagacatgacTTAAACCTGTTTGCATCCGTTAAACGCATTTGTTAAACTTACATCTATTAAGGTTCTTCGCTAACTAACATCCAACTGTCTAATAGTAATCAAATGCGGGCCGGACTTGTGTGTGGTGAGGCCCtatttcagacagacaggcttaaAGTGACGACAGCTCAATGCAGCTGTCACATATACAGgcgctggtcataaaattagaatatcatcaaaaagtttatttatctcagtaattccattcaaaaagtgaaacttgtatattatattcattcattacacacagactgatatatttcaaatgtttatgtcttttaattgtgatgataactgacaactaatgaaaatcccaaattcagtatctcagaaaatttgaatattacttaagaccaatacaaaaaaaggatttcttgaaatgttggccaactgaaaagtatgaacatgaaaagtatgagaatgtacagcactcaatacttagttggggctcctttagcctgaattactgcagcaatgcggcgtggcatgaagtcgatcagtctgtggcactgctcaggtgttatgagagcccaggttgctctgatagtggccttcagctcttctgcattgtttggTTTgacgtatcacatcttcctcttcacaataccccatagattttctatagggttaaagtcaggcgagtttgctggccaaataagaacagggataccatggtccttaaaccaggtactggtatctttggcactgtgtgcaggtgccaagtcctgttggaaaatgacatttgcatctccataaagttggtcagcagcaggaagcatgaagtgctctaaaaccttctggtagacggctgcgttgaccttggacctcagaaaacacagtggaccaacaacagcagatgacatggcaccccaaaccatcactgactgtggaaacttaacactggacttcaagcaacatggattctgtgcttctcctctcttcctccagactctgggaccttgatttccaaagtaaatgcaacatttactttcatcagagaacataactcagcagcagtccagtcctttttgtcgttagcccaggtgagacacttctgacggtgtgttttgttcaagagtggcttgtcacaaggaatgcgacagctgaaacccatctCTTGcttacgtctgtgcgtggtggttcttgaagcactgactccagctgcagtccactcgtTGTAAATCTCCCCCACatatttgaatgggttttgtttcacaatcctctccagggtgaggtttatccctattgcttgtacacttctttctaccacatattttccttcccttcgcctctctattaatgtgcttggacacagagctctgtgaacagccagcctctttagctatgaccttttgtgttttgccctccttgtgcaaggtgtcaatggtcgtcttttggacagctgtcaagtcagcagtcttccccatgattatgttgcctacagaactagactgagagaccatttaaaggcctttgcatgttttttgggttaattagctgattagagtgtggcaccaggtgtcttcagtattgaaccttttcacaatattctaattttctgagataattaatttggggttttcattagttgtcagttataatcatcaaaatgaaaataaataaacacttgaaatatatcagtctgtgtggaatgaatgtatacattatacaagtttcacttttgaattgaattactgaaataaatcaactttttgatatgatattctaattttattacCAGCACCTGTATCTGTGTATGTAGTTAGCCAGTTTCCCACTGCTTCTTCTTATTCAAGGGCAGCAGGAAGGTACGACTGTGACCATCTGTCCTATGCTTCCTAAGGAGGCCTTACTTTTCTGCTGAAAGATGTGTTTGTGCGTTTGACTTTTGACTTCAGAAAATGCTTCAGAGGCATTTCAAGAGGTTCCCTGACTCGCACACTTTGAACGTGTGGTGTTATGTTGAGTGTGTTCTCGTCAGTGACCTACTGTAAATGAGGGCGCTCCTAACAGTGGACTTCTAACAGATGTGTTATTTGTAGACATGTTTGTCATGTTTACTTCCTAAGAAAACCCCTGCTATATGGGCCAACCAGCAACCTCTTGTGGACTTCAACTGCAAGCACAAATTTATGGGGTCTGGATCCCAGAAGAAAAGAAACACTTAGAGGGATTCTTGCTGTAACTTTCttctgtttctattttcttCCTTTTAGGAAATGCAGAGGACAAACCTGAGGATAAGGTCAAAGACAAAGGTGAGTGTTTCTATTGCGGACCTGGGCTTAAAAGAGTCTAATTGACATTAACTAGAGTTCTCCCAATAAAAACTGTTATGTAAACTTGTGAAAATCTAAGTTGGTCCAAAGTATGCATTCCACAAGAGAAACTCCCCACACATTATTGCAGTGTGGAATATCACAGAGAAACCGCATCGTCGCCGTCCTGTACTTTAATAAAGTCCTCTTCATTGTTTCAGCCAAAAAGAAGCCCAAGCTCCTGAATAAATTTGAGAAAACCATCAAGAGCGAGATTGATGCGGCGGAGAAGCTACGCAAAAAGGTAGTCTGGGAGGATTTCAGTGATCATGTTCTTATCTTGAATATTGGCCAATCAATCCTTACCTCTGGATGTCTCCTCACCACACAGGGGAAGGTGGAGGAAGCTGCCCGTGCCTTTGACAGTCTAGTTCAGCAGTACCCCCAGAGTCCCCGGTGTCTCTATGGAAAGGCCCTGGTGAGAACCTTTAACATCCAGGCGTGGCCTATCATTTCGCACTTAAACACCTTGAAATCTTCTAGGCGGTGTAAGCACATGTTATGTCTGGTCTTCGGCTGTGGTCTTTGGCTGTGTTCCCCTCGTGTCATGTGTTGTCTTTGGCTGTGTTTCCTCCCGCATGTCCAGGCTGAAGATGATCTTGCAGAAAAGATGCGCAGCAACGAAATGCTGCAGAAGGCCATCAGCACATACAAGGAGGCGTCAGAGTTGCCCAACGCTACACCTGACCTTATCAAAGCCGCCCTGAAGAAACGTGCTGAGCGTCAGCAGTTTCTAGGTAACCCACAGAGCCAAGTACGATGAGGTGCCCTCACGGAAACCTACATAAATATGTGTGCGTATTAAGGGGAGACACTGTTCgactatacattttctttgttactCAGGGCCTACTAAGATCACCAGCTTCCTTGAGATTTACTATGCTTTTTGCGATGTTTATGTAAAAAGGTGCATCAAAATTCTAAACGGATTAATATTTTGCATTGCCTGCTGTTTTTTGTAGTCATGTAGGCAGTGACACACAAGGTCTAGAATCAGAAGTCGAAGGGGGCTTTTGGATCCATGTACATGTTAGAAATTCATCAAAGACGCTAAGGACATAACTGACTCCCAGCTAGCTGATGCTACTTCTTCTGAAACAGCTTTCTTAGCTTGTTTTATGAAGttgtaaacataaaaacatttatgggattcacattcaactgtaggtcataacagaatggcacaatcattaaacaaaacacggcaacaaaaaaacattgactgacccctgttcaaaagtctgcatacccttagttcttaatactgtgtattgcccccttgaGCATAAATGACAGTGTggagtcttttgtaatagttgtcaactaggccccgaattcttgcaggtggtatagctgcccattcgtcttccaggtcatgcaaagtctttggtcgtcttgtatGAACCACATGaaccagagtggctcgatgatattaaggtcaggagactgagatgaccactccagaacctttacctttttctgctgtaaccactacagggtcaacttggccttgtgcttagggtcattgttgtgctggaaagtccaagagtgtcccatgcgcagcttttgggcagaagaatgcaaattgcctgccagtattttctgataacatgctgcattcatcatgCCATCAATTTctacaagattccccatgccttaagctcacacacccccaaaacatcagtgagccacaaccatgcttgacagtggggatggtattctgttcactataggccttgttgacccctctccaaacatagtgcttatggttgtgatcataatgctctattttggtctcgtcactccaaattacagtgtgccagaagctgtgtggtgtgtcaaggtgttgtcgggcatgtTGTTACCAGGctgttttttgtggcattgacacagtaaaggcttctttctggcaactcgaccttGCAGCTCATTtgtgttcaagtatcgtcgtattgtgctccttgaaacaaccacaaccgtctttttccagtgcagcttgtatttctcctgaggttacctgtgggttgttctttgtatcccgaacaattcttctggcagttttggctgaaatctttcttggtccaCCTGACCTttgtatccttttccatctttataaagttaccTTGTTTACCTTGTTacgtaggtcttttgacagttcttttctgctctccatggctcagtatctagcctgctcagtgcatccacatgagagctaacaaactcattgactatttatacacagacattaattgcagtttaaaaagccacaggtgtgggaaattcccctttaattaccattttcacctgtgtgtgtcaccttgtgtgtctataacaagccaaacattcaagggtatgtaaaatTTAGATCTGGGCCATCCCCTCTGCAAAACGTGACTTAGTACTTGGGGATCTtgaggcagctgggaccatggtcaccaagaaaacaattggtaacacactaacccgtgaaggactgaaatcctgcagcacccgcaaggtccccctgcatgaagaaagcacatgtacagacccgtctgaagtttgccaatgaacatctgaatgattcagaggagaactgggtgaaagtgttgtggtcagatgagaccaaaatcaagctctttggcatcaactcaactcgctgtgtttggagtaGGAGGattgctgcctatgacccccaagaacaccatccccaccgtcaaacctggaggtggaaacatgatgctttggggtgtttttctgctaaggggacaggacaacttcactgcatcaaagggatgatggacggggtcatgtaccatcaaataggtgaaaacctccttccctcaaccaGGTCATTGAAAAtaggtcgtggatgggtattccagcatgacaatgactcaaaacacacagccaaggcaacaaagttgtggctcaagaagaagcacattaaggtcctggagtggcctaaccagtctccagaccttaatcccatagaaaatctgtggtgGGAGCTGAAGGTTGGAGTTGACAAatgtcagccttgaaaccttaatgtcttggagaagatctgcaaatagcagtgggacaaaatccctcctgagatgtgggcaaacctggtggccaactacaagaaacgccTGACCTGtgtgattgccaacaaaggttttGCCAGAACTAAGTCATATTTTGctgaggggtcgaatacttatttcactaattaaaatgcaaatcaatttgacatgtgtttctcacagttcaaataaacctaccattaaaattatagactgatcatttctttgtcagtgggcaaacgtacaatcagcaggggatcattTCCCCCCTCACTTTATATCAACAGATGCTGTGTGAATATCTTCACTTCATGTTTGTTTCTGGGCCTTTTTTCTTCAGTAATTTGTTTAATCATTCTTTATTCATCCATTCTTTGGTCATCCTGTTATAATTCCAGAATGTATCCGATGTGGATAAGAATGCCCTTGAATCTAAGTGTACAATCCTATTGCCTTAGTTTAAATTCAATAATTATGTGACTCAGGTTCATGGGACTGGGTAAAGCGGTATTAGCGGTGTCCTTTCATGAAGGCTATTGAGGATTTAATGATTCATTACACATTCACATTTCTGTCGTTTCGCCAACACTCTTATCCCAATTAGGGTTAAGTACCTTTGCTCGGTGGCACATCAACAGATTTTCCACCTTGGCACAGAAATATTACTGCCATGCCGCTGGCCTCCGGGATTTTGGAGAATTTCGAATTGACATGACTTTGGAGTCTCTTTGTACAGAGGGTGTGACCTTTCGTCTGGTGCAGGTCGTATGAGGGGGGCTTTGGCCACAATGGAGAAGCTGGTACAGCTGTTCCCTGAGGACATGTCCCTGAAGAATGACCTCGGTGTGGCCCATCTGCTCATCGGAGACAACAAAGGTGCCAAGAGGGTCTACGAGGAGGTACATCACCTGACGTTTTGGAGCTTTGCTTGTTTACGCTGAAACAGTGTTATAGATCTAGAAATGCTCAGTTGACTTAAGgttacttaaaaaaacaaaagggaaTTCACCCTATTGTAACATTTTCAGTAGGGAGGTATCAATGAGTGTCCTGACGGGTTGTTTGATTCAAATGATTTCTGATGTCCTTTGTCCTGGTAGGTGTTGGCCTTGGCACCGAGCGATGGCTTTGCCAAGGTCCATTACGGCTTCATCCTCAAGTCCGAAAATAAGATCGCAGAATGCATTCCCTTCCTGAGGGTCAGTGCCCTGTGAATAACACATTAGTAATGACATGCAATCAAACCGTTCTCGGGATGTTGAATGGCGTCTCCCTGTGCTGCAGGATGGGTTAGAATCGGGAGACCCTGGCACAGATGATGGCAGGTTTTACTTCCACCTCGGCGACGCTTTACAAAGACTGGGAGATGACACTGTGAGTATGACTTTGATGACTGGCAGTAAGCGACATCAATTCAATGTTAAATACATGTGCATctcaaagaaatacatttgttaattgttttgccggaattcaaatcaaaaagtgacaccttcatgtattctagattcattacacatgaaatgaaacatttctaGCTTTTTCTGTTTAAATCTTGATGATTgatgatgaaataaaaaatccagtatctcaaaatattagaataaacatttataatactGAAaagtcgacctgagaagagctctaatctgCTAATTAGCTCAAAACATCTGCAGAGATTTCCTAAGTATCTCAATTTATGgactcaatacttggtcggtGCTCCTTTTGCgcaaattactgcatcaatgcggtGTGGcgtggaggcaatcagcctgtggcactgctgaggtgttatggaagcgtGTTGTTATGTTGCTTTGATTGAGGCCTTCAGTTtgcctgtgttgttgggtctgttgCATCTCATTTTCcccttcacaataccccatagattctctatggagttcaggtcaggcgagttggctggcccATCAAGCACAGTGATACCatggcagcaaaccagttaccagccATTACTAGCAGATGGAAGCTAAAAGCACTCTAAAATCTCCtagtagatggctgcattgactctgtacttgataaaacacagtggaccaacaccagcagatgacctggcaccccaaatcactgactgtggaaacttcacactggacttcaagcaacttggattctgtgcctctccactcttcttccagactctgggaccttaatCTCCAAattaaatgcaacatttactttcatctgaagagagtactttggaccactgagcaatggTCCAgctctttttctcctttgcGTAGGTAAGAAacttctgacgttgtctctggttcaggagtggcttgacactaggaatgtaacacttgtagcccatttcctggacatgtctgtgtgtggtggctcttgtgcactgactccagcctcagtcgattccttgtgaagctcccccaagttcttgaatctgCTTTGTTTGaaaatcctctcaaggctgcggtaATCCCTTTTCCTTGtggcaccttttcctaccacacttttccttTCCAGGCAACTTttcatgaatatgctttgatgcagcactctgtgaacagccagccctttgagcagtgaccttctgtggcttaccctcctcatgGCAGGTGTCAAttagtgtcttctggacaactgtcaaggcagcagtcttccccatgattgtggttgtgtgtactggaGGCTCagtgagttaattagctgattagcgCTTTTCTcgggtcaacatttctgtattgtacatttctaattctaatattttgagatattggatttttgatttccatgagatGTTAGCCGTCATCACcgagattgaaacaaaaaaggcttgaaatgttttactttgtgcACATTCatttagaatatatgaaggtgtcactttttgatttaaaTTACAGGGGAAAAAGGAACTTTtcaacaatattcaaatttttggaggtgctgtgtttgtgtttgtgtaaatctgCTCCTTCAGGCCTACTACTGGTATGAGAGAGGACACCAAAGGGGCCACTTTGCTTCTGTATGGCAGCGATCGCTCTACAATGTGGATGGTCTTAAAGCCCAGCCATGGTGGACACCCAAGGAAACTGGCTATGTTGATCTAGTCAAGGTATTGTAGACAGTGATGGTTTTTGTTTCCGTCTTACAGTTGACTGATGGATTTGTTTTCCTGTGGTCCCTTCATTGTGGTAGAAACATCGGGGGGTTGTCTACATCTTGCAGAAGCTGATTCTCCTTTGAGTTTTGAGCTGGGGTAAAGCTGTCTCTGCCGGTCCTCTCCTAGTATGGTAACTGTGTTTCTATGGAACAGACCCTGGAGAGGAACTGGAAAACCATCAGGGATGAGGCCCTCTCAGTTATGGATAAAAACACTGGCCTCTTTCATCCCGAGGAAGAGAACCTCACAGCAAAAGGGATATGGAGCCAGGTTACGCTCTGGCAACAAGGTCAGCCAACAAGCTTACAAAATTATCTGTTAGAAATGCACTTTTACggcaacaacagaaaaaaaacgtgGGTGCCTAAGGAGGTGTCTGACTCTGAACCGGGACTCTAATTCGTAGCGCCTCCCTTCTATTCCTCGACAGGCAAGAAGGCTGGGGAGTCATGCCGCAGTGCTCCAAAGACGTGTAGTTTTTTGGAGCGCTACCCAGAGGCTACAGGCTGCAAGAGGGGACAGGTGGGTAGAGTCACATCAGACACGGAAACGATCGGGTATCACACTGCCACTACTGGAAACGGGACGTCTGCTTGACGCGGATGGATTTCACAGAGGCCCTGACCTCAGCTCTCAGTGATACGTTTCACTTTGTttctctgttaaaaaaaaaagctttattCCTTAATGTATCAGGCTACCATGCCTTTCTGCTGGCTAGCCTGACTTTCtaactatactgtatattatacatGGAaaagatgtacagtatacattatGACTGTGTTCTCTTGGTTCacctcattccctctctcacttccCTCTCCAtgctccttcctccctccctccctgtccctttcttcttcctccactctCGGCCTCCTGTGGCTCACAGATCAAGTTTTCTGTGATGCAGCCTGGTACTCACGTCTGGCCCCACACAGGGCCCACCAACTGCCGTCTCCGCATTCACCTGGGCCTGGTCATCCCGAAGACAGGCTGCAAGATCAGGTGCACCAACGAAACCAGGTAAAATCCTCTACATGCATCAACTCATCCACCTTTTACAATACATCTGTTAACAACATCGACACCGGTGTTCCCGGTACGTGAAGAGGACTTTAGCGTTTTTATGTATCGAAAGCTGGACTTGACAGGCTCTCAAACCGTGGATTCATTAACATAACATGCACTGGTCGCTTCTGTTCCAGGACTTGGGAGGAGGGGAAAGTCCTTATCTTTGACGACTCGTTTGAGCATGAGGTGTGGCAGGATGCTGACAGCTACCGGCTTATCTTCATCGTGGATGTGTGGCACCCCGAGCTCACCCAGTACCAGCGGCAGACACTCTCACCCATTTAAAGACCGTCCCAGCAGAAGCCGACC
The Esox lucius isolate fEsoLuc1 chromosome 21, fEsoLuc1.pri, whole genome shotgun sequence DNA segment above includes these coding regions:
- the unm_hu7910 gene encoding aspartyl/asparaginyl beta-hydroxylase isoform X12 gives rise to the protein MAPRKNSRNQAKKEVKPMSVLNKNGVKAEAASASGGGGAKIFTWFIVLALLGVWSSVAVVWLDLVDYDSVMARAKEFRFNFSEVLQGKLSAYDADGDGDFDVEDAKVLLGVKKSPVSVVPNEGKDESSVEEPVEPVVEDVVKTLDETEKERHLPLSPTQAQKASEGESQDYGEAPAISDAVVQEAEEPEVEAGSFNGVQEEEVDESMDVESEIQDAVPLPPISEDFVPDDSREEMTHPYEDENNAIDTEGELVEEAQPQNTEAESVPEQELDSTVDLKEEPVVMEKKTLQEESEGNAEDKPEDKVKDKAKKKPKLLNKFEKTIKSEIDAAEKLRKKGKVEEAARAFDSLVQQYPQSPRCLYGKALAEDDLAEKMRSNEMLQKAISTYKEASELPNATPDLIKAALKKRAERQQFLGRMRGALATMEKLVQLFPEDMSLKNDLGVAHLLIGDNKGAKRVYEEVLALAPSDGFAKVHYGFILKSENKIAECIPFLRDGLESGDPGTDDGRFYFHLGDALQRLGDDTAYYWYERGHQRGHFASVWQRSLYNVDGLKAQPWWTPKETGYVDLVKTLERNWKTIRDEALSVMDKNTGLFHPEEENLTAKGIWSQVTLWQQGKKAGESCRSAPKTCSFLERYPEATGCKRGQIKFSVMQPGTHVWPHTGPTNCRLRIHLGLVIPKTGCKIRCTNETRTWEEGKVLIFDDSFEHEVWQDADSYRLIFIVDVWHPELTQYQRQTLSPI
- the unm_hu7910 gene encoding aspartyl/asparaginyl beta-hydroxylase isoform X14, which encodes MAPRKNSRNQAKKEVKPMSVLNKNGVKAEAASASGGGGAKIFTWFIVLALLGVWSSVAVVWLDLVDYDSVMARAKEFRFNFSEVLQGKLSAYDADGDGDFDVEDAKVLLGVKKSPVSVVPNEGKDESSVEEPVEPVVEDVVKTLDETEKERHLPLSPTQAQKASEGESQDYGEAPAISDAVVQEAEEPEVEAGSFNGVQEEEVDESMDVESEIQDAVPLPPISEDFVPEDENNAIDTEGELVEEAQPQNTEAESVPEQELDSTVDLKEEPVVMEKKTLQEESEGNAEDKPEDKVKDKAKKKPKLLNKFEKTIKSEIDAAEKLRKKGKVEEAARAFDSLVQQYPQSPRCLYGKALAEDDLAEKMRSNEMLQKAISTYKEASELPNATPDLIKAALKKRAERQQFLGRMRGALATMEKLVQLFPEDMSLKNDLGVAHLLIGDNKGAKRVYEEVLALAPSDGFAKVHYGFILKSENKIAECIPFLRDGLESGDPGTDDGRFYFHLGDALQRLGDDTAYYWYERGHQRGHFASVWQRSLYNVDGLKAQPWWTPKETGYVDLVKTLERNWKTIRDEALSVMDKNTGLFHPEEENLTAKGIWSQVTLWQQGKKAGESCRSAPKTCSFLERYPEATGCKRGQIKFSVMQPGTHVWPHTGPTNCRLRIHLGLVIPKTGCKIRCTNETRTWEEGKVLIFDDSFEHEVWQDADSYRLIFIVDVWHPELTQYQRQTLSPI
- the unm_hu7910 gene encoding aspartyl/asparaginyl beta-hydroxylase isoform X17; the encoded protein is MAPRKNSRNQAKKEVKPMSVLNKNGVKAEAASASGGGGAKIFTWFIVLALLGVWSSVAVVWLDLVDYDSVMARAKEFRFNFSEVLQGKLSAYDADGDGDFDVEDAKVLLGVKKSPVSVVPNEGKDESSVEEPVEPVVEDVVKTLDETEKERHLPLSPTQAQKASEGESQDYGEAPAISDAVVQEAEEPEVEAGSFNGVQEEEVDESMDVESEIQDAVPLPPISEDFVPEDENNAIDTEGEAESVPEQELDSTVDLKEEPVVMEKKTLQEESEGNAEDKPEDKVKDKAKKKPKLLNKFEKTIKSEIDAAEKLRKKGKVEEAARAFDSLVQQYPQSPRCLYGKALAEDDLAEKMRSNEMLQKAISTYKEASELPNATPDLIKAALKKRAERQQFLGRMRGALATMEKLVQLFPEDMSLKNDLGVAHLLIGDNKGAKRVYEEVLALAPSDGFAKVHYGFILKSENKIAECIPFLRDGLESGDPGTDDGRFYFHLGDALQRLGDDTAYYWYERGHQRGHFASVWQRSLYNVDGLKAQPWWTPKETGYVDLVKTLERNWKTIRDEALSVMDKNTGLFHPEEENLTAKGIWSQVTLWQQGKKAGESCRSAPKTCSFLERYPEATGCKRGQIKFSVMQPGTHVWPHTGPTNCRLRIHLGLVIPKTGCKIRCTNETRTWEEGKVLIFDDSFEHEVWQDADSYRLIFIVDVWHPELTQYQRQTLSPI
- the unm_hu7910 gene encoding aspartyl/asparaginyl beta-hydroxylase isoform X15 gives rise to the protein MAPRKNSRNQAKKEVKPMSVLNKNGVKAEAASASGGGGAKIFTWFIVLALLGVWSSVAVVWLDLVDYDSVMARAKEFRFNFSEVLQGKLSAYDADGDGDFDVEDAKVLLGVKKSPVSVVPNEGKDESSVEEPVEPVVEDVVKTLDETEKERHLPLSPTQAQKASEGESQDYGEAPAISDAVVQEAEEPEVEAGSFNGVQEEEDAVPLPPISEDFVPDDSREEMTHPYEDENNAIDTEGELVEEAQPQNTEAESVPEQELDSTVDLKEEPVVMEKKTLQEESEGNAEDKPEDKVKDKAKKKPKLLNKFEKTIKSEIDAAEKLRKKGKVEEAARAFDSLVQQYPQSPRCLYGKALAEDDLAEKMRSNEMLQKAISTYKEASELPNATPDLIKAALKKRAERQQFLGRMRGALATMEKLVQLFPEDMSLKNDLGVAHLLIGDNKGAKRVYEEVLALAPSDGFAKVHYGFILKSENKIAECIPFLRDGLESGDPGTDDGRFYFHLGDALQRLGDDTAYYWYERGHQRGHFASVWQRSLYNVDGLKAQPWWTPKETGYVDLVKTLERNWKTIRDEALSVMDKNTGLFHPEEENLTAKGIWSQVTLWQQGKKAGESCRSAPKTCSFLERYPEATGCKRGQIKFSVMQPGTHVWPHTGPTNCRLRIHLGLVIPKTGCKIRCTNETRTWEEGKVLIFDDSFEHEVWQDADSYRLIFIVDVWHPELTQYQRQTLSPI
- the unm_hu7910 gene encoding aspartyl/asparaginyl beta-hydroxylase isoform X13, producing MAPRKNSRNQAKKEVKPMSVLNKNGVKAEAASASGGGGAKIFTWFIVLALLGVWSSVAVVWLDLVDYDSVMARAKEFRFNFSEVLQGKLSAYDADGDGDFDVEDAKVLLGVKKSPVSVVPNEGKDESSVEEPVEPVVEDVVKTLDETEKERHLPLSPTQAQKASEGESQDYGEAPAISDAVVQEAEEPEVEAGSFNGVQEEEVDESMDVESEIQDAVPLPPISEDFVPDDSREEMTHPYEDENNAIDTEGEAESVPEQELDSTVDLKEEPVVMEKKTLQEESEGNAEDKPEDKVKDKAKKKPKLLNKFEKTIKSEIDAAEKLRKKGKVEEAARAFDSLVQQYPQSPRCLYGKALAEDDLAEKMRSNEMLQKAISTYKEASELPNATPDLIKAALKKRAERQQFLGRMRGALATMEKLVQLFPEDMSLKNDLGVAHLLIGDNKGAKRVYEEVLALAPSDGFAKVHYGFILKSENKIAECIPFLRDGLESGDPGTDDGRFYFHLGDALQRLGDDTAYYWYERGHQRGHFASVWQRSLYNVDGLKAQPWWTPKETGYVDLVKTLERNWKTIRDEALSVMDKNTGLFHPEEENLTAKGIWSQVTLWQQGKKAGESCRSAPKTCSFLERYPEATGCKRGQIKFSVMQPGTHVWPHTGPTNCRLRIHLGLVIPKTGCKIRCTNETRTWEEGKVLIFDDSFEHEVWQDADSYRLIFIVDVWHPELTQYQRQTLSPI
- the unm_hu7910 gene encoding aspartyl/asparaginyl beta-hydroxylase isoform X19; amino-acid sequence: MAPRKNSRNQAKKEVKPMSVLNKNGVKAEAASASGGGGAKIFTWFIVLALLGVWSSVAVVWLDLVDYDSVMARAKEFRFNFSEVLQGKLSAYDADGDGDFDVEDAKVLLGVKKSPVSVVPNEGKDESSVEEPVEPVVEDVVKTLDETEKERHLPLSPTQAQKASEGESQDYGEAPAISDAVVQEAEEPEVEAGSFNGVQEEEDAVPLPPISEDFVPEDENNAIDTEGEAESVPEQELDSTVDLKEEPVVMEKKTLQEESEGNAEDKPEDKVKDKAKKKPKLLNKFEKTIKSEIDAAEKLRKKGKVEEAARAFDSLVQQYPQSPRCLYGKALAEDDLAEKMRSNEMLQKAISTYKEASELPNATPDLIKAALKKRAERQQFLGRMRGALATMEKLVQLFPEDMSLKNDLGVAHLLIGDNKGAKRVYEEVLALAPSDGFAKVHYGFILKSENKIAECIPFLRDGLESGDPGTDDGRFYFHLGDALQRLGDDTAYYWYERGHQRGHFASVWQRSLYNVDGLKAQPWWTPKETGYVDLVKTLERNWKTIRDEALSVMDKNTGLFHPEEENLTAKGIWSQVTLWQQGKKAGESCRSAPKTCSFLERYPEATGCKRGQIKFSVMQPGTHVWPHTGPTNCRLRIHLGLVIPKTGCKIRCTNETRTWEEGKVLIFDDSFEHEVWQDADSYRLIFIVDVWHPELTQYQRQTLSPI